The following DNA comes from Occultella kanbiaonis.
GTCGGCGCACAGGCTGTTCTCGACATCGTGCTCCAGCAGCTCGCGCTCCCGCTGGTGGTCAAGCCGGCCAAGGGGGGCTCCGCGCTTGGCGTGTCCGTGGTGACCGACGCCATGGAGCTGCCGCGGGCGATGGTCACCTGCTTCTCCTACGGGGAGAACGCCCTGCTCGAGCGGGTGATCGTCGGTACCGAGCTGGCGGTGTCCGTCGTCGATGTGGGTGATGGTCCCGTCGCGTTGCCCGCGGTGGAGATCTCCACCGAGGGTGCCTACGACTACGACGCCCGGTACAACCCTGGCCGGACCGAGTACTTCGCGCCGGCGCGGCTGACCCCGGAGGCCGCGCGCGCGGCGGCCGACCTCGCGGTCCTGGCCCATCGCACCCTTGGCCTGAGCCACCTCTCCCGGACGGACATGATCGTCGACGCCGACGGCGTGCCGTGGTTCCTGGAGGTGAACGTCGCCCCAGGTATGACCGAGACCTCGTTGCTCCCGCAGGCGGCCCAGGCCGGCACCCAGCCGCTGGGTGACCTGTACCGGAGCATCGTGGCCGCGGCCCGGGTCACCCAGCGGGACTGACGGCGAGGCGGTCAGCCCCGCAGCCTCAGTCTGCAGTCGGCTGGAGGACGCCCGGATCGTCGGGGGTGAGCGCGTTCAGGATGCGATTGAGGTCTTGAACGCTTGCAAACTCGATATTGATCCGGCCTTTACGCTGACCGAGGTTCACCTTGACCTTCGTGTCCAGCCGGTCCGAGAGCCGGCTCGCGAGGTTGTCGAGGGCCTCGCTGTGCTCGCCCGCCCGCGGTCGACGGCGCATCTCCGGTTGAGTCGGATCGTCGCCGAGCGTGACGATCTCCTCGGTCGCCCGGACACTTAGCCCTTCGGCCACGATCCGTTGCGCGAGCCGCTCCATCGCACCACCGTCGGGCAGCCCGAGCAGGGCGCGAGCATGGCCCGCGGACAGGACCCCGGCCGCGACCCGTCGCTGCACCAGCGGCGGCAGCTTGAGCAGCCGAAGGGTGTTGGAGATCTGCGGCCGCGACCGGGCAATCTTGGTTGCCAGCTGATCGTGCGTGCAGCCGAAGTCGTCCAGGAGCTGCTGGTACGCGGCCGCCTCCTCCAGCGGGTTCAGTTGTGCCCGGTGCAGGTTCTCCAGGAGCGCATCCCGGAGCATGTCGTCCTGGGCGGTGTCCCGGATGATGGCGGGAACCGTGTCATTGCCGGCGAGCCGGGATGCGCGCCACCGGCGCTCACCCATGATGAGCTCGTAGGTGGGGCGCCCTTCGACGTCGTAGCCCGAGGGGCGCACGACGACCGGCTGCAGGACGCCGACCTCACGGATGGAGCCCGAGAGTTCCTCGAGCTCGTCCTCATCGAACACCTGACGGGGCTGACTCGCGTTCGGCCGGATCGCATCCAGCGGGAGTTCGGCGAACCTCGCCCCGGGGACCGGCTGCAGGTCACCATCATCGAAGGCAGGTTGGGGCGCCGGGGCCTCGGTGGCCCGGTCAGCTCCTTCTGAGGTCTTGCCCACCGGGCCTGTGACCGGCTCGGACGAGTCCACCGGGCGTTCGTCCGTGCCGAGGGAGGACTCGAGCTCCGATGCGGACCCGGCGGCCTCGGAGTCGACCGAGTCGGAGACCGACGCGACGGGTGGGTCGTTCGGGCTCGGGGCCGCCGGGGACTGCGGACTCGTCGTCGGATCCACAACGGGCTCGGGTGGCGTCGCAACGGCCGTGGCCGCGCCGCGGGAGTCCGGGAAGAACACATCGACCGGGCGGCCTGGGCCGCCGCTGCCCGAGGGGGGTGCGGTCGGGATCAGCGCTCCGAGCCCTCGGCCAAGCCCTCGTCGACGCTCGCTCATCGGTTCGCTCCTTCTACCTCGGGCGCCTCGGTGGACGCTTCGCCGGCTCCCTGGTCCACGGACGGTTCCGCGGTGGACGCCTCGCCGGACGCCTGACCAAGAGGCTGCTCCGGGGGCAGCGCCCCTCGCTTCGCGATCTCCCGAGCTGCCTCGAGGTAGGCGAGCGCACCGGAGGAGCCCGCGTCATAGGTCAGGACGGTCTGCCCGTAGCTGGGCGCCTCCGAGATGCGGACCGACCGCGGGATGGAGGTGTGGAGGGTCTGGTCCGGGAAGTGCTCGCGGACCTCTTCGGCCACCTGGTGGGCCAGGTTCGTGCGACCGTCGAACATCGTCAACAGGATCGTGGACACGTGCAGTGCGGGGTTCAGGTGGGCCCGAATGAGGTTGATGTTGTTCAGGAGTTGGCTGAGGCCCTCCAGTGCGTAGTACTCGCACTGGATCGGGATCAACACCTCGCGTGCCGTGACGAACGCGTTGACGGTGAGCAATCCGAGGCTGGGCGGGCAATCCACAAAGACGTAGTCGATCCGTGGTTGACCCTTTCGTGACCGTTCCTTGAGATAAGTGGCCAGCGCGTTGCGGAGGCGGTTCTCCCTCGCCACGACCGAGACCAGTTCGATCTCCGCACCGGAGAGGTCGATCGTAGCCGGGACGCAGTACAGGCCCGGGATCGCCTCGCTCTCCTGAATGACCTCGGAGATCGGCACGTCGTTGATGAGGACGTCGTACGTCGAGGGGATACCGCTGTGGTGTTCGATTCCAAGCGCCGTGGACGCGTTTCCTTGAGGATCATTATCAATAACGAGCACCTTCAGGCCGGCCTTCGCGAGCGCCGCGGCCAGGTTCACGGTCGTCGTGGTCTTCCCGACGCCACCCTTCTGGTTCGCCACGGTGAAGACTCGGGTCTGCCACGGCGGAGGGAACCTCCGGCCTGCCAGTTCGATCCGCCGGCGTGCGTCAAGCGCAAGCTCGGCCGCGAGAGGAGTCGTCTCGTCCATGACCGGAATTGCCGACATCAGCTCGAGTCGGCGCTCCTCCTCGGGCGAGAGCGGTGATGTGACATCCGTGGGTGTCTGACCGACGACACCGGTGTCTTCCTGGTCCACGTGGAGCGTCCATTCGAGGGGGATTGGCGTACCGTCCCAGCCTAAGCGTGATCCGGTGTCGCTCAGACCATCCACACCCGCGCGTCGTGTACGCATCGTCACGTGTCGGTGCCGGGCCCGGGGATTCGTTCCACGTGAAACGGGACGAACCCGGCAGGCAGGAACTCAGGACCGGTCGGCCTTCGCTGCGGCCCGGCCGGTCTGCGGAAACCGTCGCTGCCAGAGATCCGACGGGGGTGTCCGCGGCGCGCGAACTCAGTACATGCGGCGACGTGACGCTGTGCGGCGAGGGCGATGGAACGAGCACCGCACGTTGTGCGCTCTCGCTGATCCCCAGCAAGGGAGGACACGTCGTTCCACGTGGAACAAGGTCATGGATGCGCCCTCAGAGCCCTGGCATGGGTGCAGCTCACAGCATCCGGCCGAGCACCAGCACCAGCAGGTGCATCAACGGCCCGACATGCCAATGCCACCACGGAGGCCCCGTCCACCAGCTGGCGTGGGCGACCGCCACAAGCGGCCACACGCGTGAGGAACACGCATTCAACGCGACGGGTCACCGATCTTGGGCCGGCCTCCTGGAGGGAGCGAACGTTTCACGTGAAACCCGTCCGAGAAGATCGCGCAATTCGGTGCCCAATGCAAGAGAGAGCCGGAATTTGTGATCCCGGTCGAGGGCCTTACCTCACGCCGTGGCTATCTTGGGCACGGCCCAGGGACACGGTGGCGGACCCAGCAACGGGACCTGTCAACAAGTCTCGCGGCGTTCCACGTGAAACTGTGCTGCCCGACGCCGGTCGAACCACCAGGCGACCTCCGACCGCACACACGGCAATCTCATCGAGCGCCCTTACCGAGGGACGGGCCTGAGCTACCGACGCAGCAGTGGCCTCGACCCACACGACGCCGCGATCAGCGGCGGAGGGACTGCGCGCCGCGGAAGCCAAGGATCCGCAGCGAGACCCCTCGCTGCGCCACCTGACTAAGAACGCAACGCACCCGGGGAAGTCCGTTTCACGTGAAACGGAGCGGCTGTTTCACGGGTACATCTCGAACGAGGACAAGCGCCCTGCCGGGTTCCGTTTCACGTGAGAAGGAGCGGCTGACTCACGAGTACATCTCGACGGAAAACGGGCCGCTGCCAGATTCCGTTTCACGTGAAACGGAGCGTTGTTCAAGTAGCGCACTTCAAAGGGAGACCAGGGGCCCAGCCGGAGATCTGTTTCACGTGAAACAGAGCCCCCCACGTGGTCCCCGTCCAGACGCGGAATTGGACTTGGGCGCAAGCCGGCGACCTGCCCGACGACGCCACAGCGCCGTAGCGCCCGACGTCTGCCGCTCAGTCACCTCGCAGATCGAACCAAGATGCACCTTCCAGGCGAGGGGCGTGCGCCAGTCCCACCGAGAGCTCCGTGTCGAGACAGTTCCGCCAACCCACACACCGCGCCGGCATCACCCCCGAGACGGTGCCCCGCGGGACAGCGACCGTCGATCTGGATCGGGCCGACCACGGAGCCGCCCGGGACCGTTTCACATGAAACAGATCCCTTGGCCACGCCGTTCCGATCCGGGGGCACAATCAGCAGTCCACGTTGCAGGGGGCCACGGTCGTGGCA
Coding sequences within:
- a CDS encoding D-alanine--D-alanine ligase family protein translates to MDAAAPDAAGAPLELLILAGGLSHERDVSLRSGRRVAEALRALGMSVSVRDVDAGLLGYLESARPDVVWPILHGATGEDGSIRDLLELVGVPYVGTDSAGSRIAWSKPVSKTLMARAGAYTPEFASLPQSLFREVGAQAVLDIVLQQLALPLVVKPAKGGSALGVSVVTDAMELPRAMVTCFSYGENALLERVIVGTELAVSVVDVGDGPVALPAVEISTEGAYDYDARYNPGRTEYFAPARLTPEAARAAADLAVLAHRTLGLSHLSRTDMIVDADGVPWFLEVNVAPGMTETSLLPQAAQAGTQPLGDLYRSIVAAARVTQRD
- a CDS encoding ParB/RepB/Spo0J family partition protein codes for the protein MSERRRGLGRGLGALIPTAPPSGSGGPGRPVDVFFPDSRGAATAVATPPEPVVDPTTSPQSPAAPSPNDPPVASVSDSVDSEAAGSASELESSLGTDERPVDSSEPVTGPVGKTSEGADRATEAPAPQPAFDDGDLQPVPGARFAELPLDAIRPNASQPRQVFDEDELEELSGSIREVGVLQPVVVRPSGYDVEGRPTYELIMGERRWRASRLAGNDTVPAIIRDTAQDDMLRDALLENLHRAQLNPLEEAAAYQQLLDDFGCTHDQLATKIARSRPQISNTLRLLKLPPLVQRRVAAGVLSAGHARALLGLPDGGAMERLAQRIVAEGLSVRATEEIVTLGDDPTQPEMRRRPRAGEHSEALDNLASRLSDRLDTKVKVNLGQRKGRINIEFASVQDLNRILNALTPDDPGVLQPTAD
- a CDS encoding ParA family protein, which translates into the protein MSAIPVMDETTPLAAELALDARRRIELAGRRFPPPWQTRVFTVANQKGGVGKTTTTVNLAAALAKAGLKVLVIDNDPQGNASTALGIEHHSGIPSTYDVLINDVPISEVIQESEAIPGLYCVPATIDLSGAEIELVSVVARENRLRNALATYLKERSRKGQPRIDYVFVDCPPSLGLLTVNAFVTAREVLIPIQCEYYALEGLSQLLNNINLIRAHLNPALHVSTILLTMFDGRTNLAHQVAEEVREHFPDQTLHTSIPRSVRISEAPSYGQTVLTYDAGSSGALAYLEAAREIAKRGALPPEQPLGQASGEASTAEPSVDQGAGEASTEAPEVEGANR